One genomic window of Hydra vulgaris chromosome 03, alternate assembly HydraT2T_AEP includes the following:
- the LOC100215165 gene encoding ER membrane protein complex subunit 4, whose product MTTRHVIKKNKWSIDFNSPSRTGVISKVKNYDHLNPVGYTDQKINASGATQVSDSKLISKRSWNIATGPAKQIPMNLFIMYMGGSSISIFPIMILGMMIFRPIKAMMAYKTTFKMFEEDKQAILLKIAWFLGNLSGIVIALWRCHSMGLLPTSPSDWLAFKEHRKQLEYVIGGMNP is encoded by the coding sequence atgaCTACTCGTcatgtgataaaaaaaaacaagtggaGTATAGACTTCAACAGTCCTTCACGAACTGGTGtgatttcaaaagttaaaaattatgaccatttAAACCCTGTTGGATACActgatcaaaaaataaatgctagTGGTGCAACTCAGGTTTCAGACTCAAAGCTTATATCAAAACGATCATGGAATATTGCAACAGGTCCTGCAAAACAAATACCTAtgaatttgtttataatgtacATGGGTGGAAGCTCAATTTCTATTTTTCCTATAATGATTCTGGGAATGATGATATTCAGGCCTATTAAAGCTATGATGGcatacaaaacaacttttaaaatgtttgaggAAGATAAACAGGCAATTCTTCTCAAAATTGCTTGGTTTTTAGGCAATTTGTCTGGAATTGTTATAGCACTTTGGAGATGTCACTCAATGGGTCTGCTTCCTACTTCTCCATCTGATTGGTTAGCTTTTAAAGAACATAGAAAACAATTAGAATATGTTATAGGAGGAATGAAtccatga